In Solanum pennellii chromosome 7, SPENNV200, the following are encoded in one genomic region:
- the LOC107026425 gene encoding 30S ribosomal protein S20, chloroplastic, producing the protein MAGACLSSSCLSFSTKFNTLSLNGPHADAFRSLSFSANTSLNLFSKGTVSVNPVQMPFRRSIVCEAAPTKKADSAAKRARQAEKRRIYHKAKKSEVRTRIKTVLEALETLRKKTDAESEEVVSVEKLIAEAYSAIDKAVKVGTLHRNTGARRKSRLARRKKAVEIHHGWYVPAPATEPDLVATA; encoded by the exons ATGGCAGGAGCTTGCTTATCTTCTTCTTGTTTGAGtttttctacaaaattcaacaCCCTTTCTCTCAATGGACCACATGCTGATGCATTTAGGTCACTCAGTTTTTCTGCTAACACTTCTCTCAATCTCTTCTCTAAAG GGACTGTTTCAGTGAATCCGGTGCAAATGCCGTTTCGTCGTTCCATTGTTTGTGAAGCTGCTCCAACAAAGAAAGCGGATTCTGCAGCTAAAAGGGCAAGACAAGCTGAAAAGAGGAGAATTTACCACAAGGCTAAAAAATCTGAAGTCAGGACTAGAATTAAGACT GTTTTGGAAGCATTGGAGACATTGAGGAAGAAAACTGATGCAGAGTCAGAGGAAGTTGTTTCAGTTGAGAAGTTGATTGCAGAGGCATATTCTGCAATCGATAAAGCAGTTAAAGTTGGAACACTTCACAGGAACACTGGTGCGAGAAGAAAATCTCGTCTTGCTAGAAGAAAGAAAGCAGTTGAGATTCATCATGGCTGGTATGTTCCTGCTCCAGCCACTGAACCTGATCTTGTAGCCACAGCTTGA
- the LOC107025490 gene encoding protein yippee-like At5g53940, translating into MGRLFLVDLEGKTYNCKFCKTQLGLADDLVSKAFHCRRGKAYLFNNVVNITFGQSEERTMLSGTHTVNDIFCCCCGQILGWKYERAHEKSQKYKEGKFVLERGRIIDGEVDSEFYIDTRASTSDGEDTM; encoded by the exons ATGGGGAGATTATTTTTGGTGGATCTTGAAGGTAAAACTTACAATTGCAAATTCTGCAAAACCCAACTTGGTCTGGCTGATGATCTTGTTTCAAAG GCTTTTCATTGCCGCAGGGGAAAAGCATACCTGTTCAATAATGT GGTAAATATAACTTTTGGACAGAGCGAGGAGAGGACGATGCTTTCTGGAACGCACACTGTGAAcgatatattttgttgttgctgtggGCAGATTCTTGGCTGGAAATAT GAGAGAGCCCATGAGAAAAGCCAGAAGTACAAAGAAGGGAAATTTGTCCTTGAAAG AGGCAGGATCATTGATGGAGAAGTTGATTCCGAATTCTACATTGATACTCGAGCAAGCACAAGTGATGGTGAAG